The following DNA comes from Flavisolibacter ginsenosidimutans.
AGGGCTGAAGTATTCTTTTGCTACCAAATGAGTAAGGAGGTCGCCAATAGAATTTGACTCAAAGTAAAGCACCCGCCTCCACCGGGGCAGCGTACCGGTTTGACCAGAATAAGTGCTGTTATAGTTCAAGAGATTAATGAAGGATTCGTTATTGAGAAAATTGGCGGCATACATCATTGTAAAAATGCGCAGGTAATTTTTCCAAACCTCGATTGGCGTTTCCTTTAGCAAGGTGTTGAAGGCTTTGAAAAAATCAGGATTGCCGACTACCAAAGAGTCGATGTGCTGAATGCCATAACCCTGCAAATAAACTCGCCAATTAAAATCAGGGGTTGTTTTCTGCAAGTCTGCTACACTCATTGTTCGGCTGCCTTCTTGGTGTTGGGATGTAACAATGTTGTAATCCAACCGGTAAACTGAGGAGGCATTTTTTGAAGCGCTAACGCTGTCTTGCCCCAGTTGCTTAAACGCAAGATACATGTACCGCAGCAACGCCTCTCTTGAGCGGGCGATAATCGGGTCGCTTGCTTTATAATACTCGGCACCACGCATAAGCATACCGCCCTGGTAGATCTGGTAACGCATGACGTTTCCGTCAACCCATATCCAATCAAGAAACCCCACGTAGTTTATTCCTATCCTGTGCAGGGACGCGAGTTGCTTGACAACATCGATTGTGGAATGAATATTTGAAATGTCTCGAAGTATTGTTCGAATCGGTCGCAGGCCATTTCTTTCTGCCGCTGCAGAGTCCATTCCTGAACGGTAGAAGTCCCCGATCTTCTGTAAAAGAGAACCCTTTAAAGATTTTGCGTTGGCAGCTTGTTGAACCATCAACTTAAATCGCTTGGCAATCTCGTCTTGTACCGTTATGCCAATCCCCCAATACCGTTGATTATCTGGCATGGGATGCTTCTTTAGCCAGCCACCAGTAGCGTATTGGAAAAAATCTTCTGATGGAGAAACGGTGCTATCAATGTTCTCTAAAAGAAAGTCCTTAAAAATTCTTTCGTTCACGTTAAACGAGAGTATAAGGAGTAAGAGAAAACTGGACAAAAGCCAAAATATACGGCGCATACAGCAAGATTTATTTTGGTTAATTAGCTAAGATTGCTCTCAATGTCGGTTTGGATTACCGCGAACAGTCGTTCATCGGCTTGCCGAAGTGCAGGTATTTGGAAGACTTCAGCTTAGCCTTTGTATCGTTGTTCAATTAAGTTAGTCAGCTTTAAATTTATTCGTTTGCCCATGTTTTGGTAACCCGTTGTTTGTGGTTTGTGCCTGTGTGGTCTTAATTTTTATGCTGTACAACCCGAAGGTCATAGTTCAATGACTGTAAAGCACGGCTTATCTCAGCAGGAAGAACCGAGAAATGCATTTCATCCGGAAAAACAGCAGATTGCACAGCAAGTCCCTTGTAGTAATGCCTGTTCAGCGAATCAATCATTTGCGAGCTGGAGTTAGTGATCGCACTCGTCTCCCGCGATCCTCTTGCAACAAATATTTGCTTATTCAGTTCGGCATGGCTTTTTGCAAAGCGTGACTCTAGGTTTAGTAAAAAGTTGGTATCGCGGAAAAAGTTGGGACTCAACATACCATAACGGCTGAAAAGTTCTGGTTCCTCAAATAAACTATACGCAACAAAACCGGCTCCAAATGAGTGGCCAATTATACCACGATCGTTTGTCGTGCGGAAATTATGCTCGACAAAATGAATGATCTCATTTTTTACAACCTGTAAAAACTGAGGAGCGCCACCGGTAGTTAGATTGACTCCAAAGGCACTCGTTAAAACAGAATCTTCTCCTGCATCCTGCACCGGCGTATAATCACTGGTGCGGTACGGCGTCGTATTCCAATACGGAATAACCGGATAGCCAATACCCACAATAATAAAATCACGTCCTTCGGGATTGTTCATGCCACCAAACGCCGTGCGCAGCACGCGATGGCTTTCCACAACGAGCGGCCACTCATCGTTGCCGTCTAAAACATACAAGACATTATAGCGAGTTGTGTCGTCCGATGCGGCTTTGTAATTAGGAGGAAGGGCTACAAATAGGCGGTAGCTTTTGGCATTGATGCCCGAGGTAAAATCATACTGCTGTGTATTGGTCAAGGTGTAATCCTTCTTGACGAACGTAACGCCATTCATCACCAAAGAGCTTATGTTCTGTCCCGAGGCTTGTGACCACACGGCCTGCCATTTGCCTTGTCGTTTCTCGTACAAATCAGTATGCGTAAATCTTCCATCGTTTACAAGGTTTCCGTTTACCGTTACCTGAAATATTTTATCCGTATAGCGAATAACAGCTGCATCGTCGCCATACATTTTTACGGTTATGTCTCCCGGCTCCCAATTATATTGCAGGTATTTTGATCCAATCATTCCCAAATATTGTTCTTTGCTAAGCGGGTTGCCGGTAGGAGTGATCAATTGAAAATCATCGGCGTGAAGCTGTTGGGCTATGGGCATGTTGGCCGCAACAAGTGATCTAATCCGTTCACGTTCGGTCTTAATGATCAAGGCTTTTTGCGCTGCCGTATCGGTTTTTAATCCTTTTACCTTTTGCGCACTCAGGCTGTTCCAAAGTGCTAAGAAAACAAAAAGATAGTAAGCTTTCATAACAGGAGTGTTTTGGTTAAATGAGTGAAAAAAACATAACCGCTAACGTTAGGTATTTGTGCTGTTGGGGACTTCATCTATTCGTCGCCCCCGGCGACGGCTGCCGAACGAAGAACTAAAGTAAAAAACATATTCTGTTGCTTAATAGTAAAAGTCAAGCTTGGACAAAAAGCTGAACAGCGTTACTGTTATTGAACGACGCTTTACGTCGCACCCCAATAGCACAAATGCGTTTGTTGTATGCATTTGTTTAAAACTTCTTTTTATTGATATTTCAAATGAATTAAAAAACCAGTCTTGAACAGTCCTTTGTCAATAGAGAATGGTGGATTGGTGATATCCCATAATCGTCCA
Coding sequences within:
- a CDS encoding M13-type metalloendopeptidase yields the protein MRRIFWLLSSFLLLLILSFNVNERIFKDFLLENIDSTVSPSEDFFQYATGGWLKKHPMPDNQRYWGIGITVQDEIAKRFKLMVQQAANAKSLKGSLLQKIGDFYRSGMDSAAAERNGLRPIRTILRDISNIHSTIDVVKQLASLHRIGINYVGFLDWIWVDGNVMRYQIYQGGMLMRGAEYYKASDPIIARSREALLRYMYLAFKQLGQDSVSASKNASSVYRLDYNIVTSQHQEGSRTMSVADLQKTTPDFNWRVYLQGYGIQHIDSLVVGNPDFFKAFNTLLKETPIEVWKNYLRIFTMMYAANFLNNESFINLLNYNSTYSGQTGTLPRWRRVLYFESNSIGDLLTHLVAKEYFSPAQKLRYTKMAEAFREAFKERIRKLNWMEEPTKQKAIEKLDKMQFRIGYPDTWDNMADVSMRPHAYFENYIQGKRHFIQNGINQLGKPFDKSQWKMEATMREASYDNELNRLTLEPAQFIVPRQKDEDLDDAFMYGYTFAAHEMSHGFDSNGVQYDANGMPVTWWTSKDSLEYESRLSALVRQFNEYVAIDTFHVNGEMTKRENMADLTGLLIGLDALKQTKQYKENQIIGGFTPLQRYFLGFAFRQTYVTRKELLLNQLLTNGHAPDKFRVNGTVVNVSEFYDAFNVRPGDKMYRSENLRVKIW
- a CDS encoding alpha/beta hydrolase-fold protein, yielding MKAYYLFVFLALWNSLSAQKVKGLKTDTAAQKALIIKTERERIRSLVAANMPIAQQLHADDFQLITPTGNPLSKEQYLGMIGSKYLQYNWEPGDITVKMYGDDAAVIRYTDKIFQVTVNGNLVNDGRFTHTDLYEKRQGKWQAVWSQASGQNISSLVMNGVTFVKKDYTLTNTQQYDFTSGINAKSYRLFVALPPNYKAASDDTTRYNVLYVLDGNDEWPLVVESHRVLRTAFGGMNNPEGRDFIIVGIGYPVIPYWNTTPYRTSDYTPVQDAGEDSVLTSAFGVNLTTGGAPQFLQVVKNEIIHFVEHNFRTTNDRGIIGHSFGAGFVAYSLFEEPELFSRYGMLSPNFFRDTNFLLNLESRFAKSHAELNKQIFVARGSRETSAITNSSSQMIDSLNRHYYKGLAVQSAVFPDEMHFSVLPAEISRALQSLNYDLRVVQHKN